A stretch of the Photobacterium sp. CCB-ST2H9 genome encodes the following:
- a CDS encoding PACE efflux transporter: MRTHWDRVRHAIGFEGIALVLITLVLSYGFGFEMAHIGILGVVFSVIATVWNYAYNLLFDHAMLRYSGQLQKNTKHRFVHALGFELSLLWITLPIMAWWLDISPWAALVMDLGLVVFYLIYAYLYNLAYDRVFPLPETVGTSA; this comes from the coding sequence ATGCGTACACATTGGGACAGAGTCCGCCACGCGATCGGATTTGAAGGCATCGCCCTGGTGCTGATCACTTTGGTACTCAGCTACGGATTCGGCTTTGAGATGGCCCATATCGGGATTCTGGGCGTTGTTTTTTCGGTCATTGCAACGGTCTGGAACTATGCCTATAACCTGTTGTTTGATCATGCCATGCTCAGATACAGCGGCCAGTTGCAGAAAAATACGAAACACCGCTTCGTGCATGCATTAGGATTTGAGCTCAGCCTGCTGTGGATCACCCTGCCCATCATGGCCTGGTGGCTGGACATCAGCCCCTGGGCGGCCCTGGTCATGGATCTGGGTTTGGTCGTGTTCTATCTGATTTATGCCTACCTCTACAACCTGGCATACGACAGAGTGTTCCCGTTACCAGAAACAGTCGGCACCTCTGCCTAG
- a CDS encoding sigma-54 dependent transcriptional regulator: protein MGQGASKEIWHGELVLLGGQTIPWLHALEQVGWICHHCHDLRAAETLLLETGPCLGVVDLSHDDFSLNAIAGLVNRHKQVRWLALVRDEQLNIESVCQFIVSFCLDYFTSPIPEAQLLKTLGHQRGMLTLERKVWPKLGQFSQQGVQGDTPVMKKLLQHVKRLAAADMPVLIQGEIGTGKEMVAEAIFQASTRAKGRFVTVNCSGVNANWTLNGLPAECCFVTAQDGVLFLNEVTSLAPARQQELLQWLQEGRFTKENGTVVSAEPRLIVATHYPLDTLVSEGQLNKELFYRLNVLSLAVPPLRERGDDLLSLANALLLKYARQYNCGVKAFSDDARQAIMTYNWPGNVQELIGRIKRAVLLTEQKNIEADHLELPRQSDDKQSLKKIREESERSALLSVLENNRGQITAAARELGVSRATMYRLLNKHDLIPPPRDLGQNS from the coding sequence ATGGGACAGGGTGCAAGCAAAGAAATCTGGCACGGGGAGTTAGTCCTGCTTGGCGGGCAGACAATTCCCTGGCTACATGCTCTGGAGCAGGTCGGGTGGATTTGCCACCATTGCCATGACTTAAGGGCAGCCGAAACGCTGTTGCTCGAAACCGGCCCGTGTCTCGGGGTGGTCGACCTCAGTCACGATGATTTCAGCCTGAATGCCATCGCCGGTCTGGTGAACCGCCATAAACAGGTACGCTGGCTGGCGCTGGTTCGTGATGAACAACTGAATATTGAATCGGTCTGCCAGTTTATCGTCAGTTTCTGTCTCGATTACTTCACTTCCCCCATTCCTGAAGCGCAACTGTTAAAAACTCTTGGCCATCAGCGCGGCATGTTAACGCTTGAGCGAAAAGTCTGGCCCAAACTCGGCCAGTTCAGTCAGCAGGGCGTGCAGGGTGATACGCCGGTGATGAAAAAGTTGCTGCAGCACGTCAAACGTCTGGCAGCTGCCGATATGCCGGTGCTGATTCAGGGTGAAATTGGAACGGGTAAGGAAATGGTAGCGGAGGCCATCTTCCAGGCTTCGACCCGGGCCAAGGGCCGGTTTGTGACCGTGAACTGTTCCGGTGTGAATGCGAACTGGACACTCAATGGTTTGCCTGCCGAATGTTGTTTCGTTACCGCACAGGATGGTGTTCTGTTTCTGAATGAGGTGACCTCGCTGGCACCTGCCCGGCAGCAGGAATTATTGCAATGGCTTCAGGAAGGGCGTTTCACGAAAGAAAATGGCACTGTGGTGTCCGCTGAACCCAGACTCATTGTCGCCACGCATTACCCGCTCGATACACTGGTCAGTGAAGGACAGCTCAATAAGGAGCTGTTTTATCGTTTGAATGTACTCAGTCTGGCTGTCCCGCCACTGCGGGAACGCGGTGATGACTTACTGTCCCTGGCCAATGCGCTGTTGCTGAAATATGCCCGGCAGTATAACTGCGGGGTGAAAGCTTTTTCTGATGATGCCCGACAGGCGATTATGACCTACAACTGGCCGGGCAATGTTCAGGAACTGATCGGCCGTATCAAAAGGGCCGTATTGCTGACCGAGCAAAAGAATATTGAAGCGGATCACCTTGAACTGCCCCGGCAGTCAGATGATAAACAAAGCCTCAAGAAAATCCGTGAAGAGTCGGAGCGCAGCGCACTGCTGAGCGTTCTGGAAAACAACCGGGGTCAGATCACGGCGGCAGCCCGCGAACTCGGGGTTTCCCGGGCGACGATGTACCGGTTGCTGAATAAACATGACCTGATCCCGCCGCCGCGGGATCTGGGTCAGAATTCCTGA
- the lysS gene encoding lysine--tRNA ligase translates to MTELVQDENKLIAERRAKLEQIRQDCKANGHPNDFRRDSLAADLQTAFGEKTKEELEEAGQVVAIAGRIMAKRGPFLAIQDVSGRIQAYASKDVQKELKEKYSGLDIGDIIGIKGVLHKSGKGDLYVNMDEYQLLTKALRPLPEKFHGLTDQEMRYRQRYVDLIVNEESRNTMLMRSKVVNAIRQFMTTKGFMEVETPMMHVIPGGATARPFITHHNALDIDMYLRVAPELYLKRLVVGGFERVFEINRNFRNEGLSPRHNPEFTMMEFYMAYADYRDLMDLTEEMLSSIALDLCGTTGLPYGDETIEFKGPYPRMSMLEAIKHYNPNNETIQGLTYEQVQDRDLMVSIAKSLHIEVESFWTCGQLLEEIFGETAEPKLLQPTFITEYPADISPLARRNDENPFITDRFEFFIGGREVANGFSELNDAEDQDQRFKAQVDAKDAGDDEAMFYDADYITALEHGLPPTAGQGIGIDRLVMLFTNSHTIRDVILFPAMRPQNNQ, encoded by the coding sequence ATGACTGAACTAGTACAAGACGAGAACAAACTGATTGCTGAGCGCCGCGCGAAACTGGAACAGATTCGTCAGGATTGCAAAGCAAACGGCCACCCGAACGATTTTCGCCGCGACAGCCTGGCTGCCGATCTTCAGACTGCTTTTGGTGAAAAGACCAAGGAAGAGCTGGAAGAAGCAGGTCAAGTGGTTGCGATTGCTGGCCGTATCATGGCCAAACGTGGTCCATTCCTGGCCATTCAGGATGTATCCGGCCGTATTCAGGCTTACGCTTCGAAAGATGTACAAAAAGAGCTGAAGGAAAAATATTCAGGTCTGGATATCGGTGACATCATCGGTATCAAAGGTGTGCTGCATAAATCCGGTAAAGGCGACCTGTACGTCAATATGGATGAGTACCAGCTGCTGACGAAAGCACTGCGTCCGCTGCCGGAAAAATTCCACGGTCTGACCGACCAGGAAATGCGCTACCGTCAGCGTTATGTGGATCTGATCGTGAATGAAGAATCCCGTAACACCATGCTGATGCGCTCGAAAGTGGTGAACGCGATTCGTCAGTTCATGACCACCAAAGGCTTCATGGAAGTGGAAACGCCGATGATGCACGTGATCCCGGGCGGTGCGACTGCACGTCCTTTCATCACGCATCACAATGCGCTGGACATCGACATGTACCTGCGTGTTGCGCCTGAGCTGTACCTCAAGCGTCTGGTTGTGGGTGGCTTTGAGCGTGTGTTCGAAATCAACCGTAACTTCCGTAACGAAGGTCTGTCTCCACGCCACAACCCGGAATTCACCATGATGGAATTCTATATGGCGTATGCGGACTATCGTGATCTGATGGACCTGACCGAAGAGATGCTGAGCTCCATTGCGCTGGATCTGTGCGGTACGACAGGTCTGCCATACGGTGATGAGACCATTGAGTTCAAAGGTCCATATCCTCGCATGAGCATGCTGGAAGCGATCAAGCACTACAACCCGAACAACGAAACCATTCAGGGTCTGACTTATGAGCAGGTTCAGGATCGTGACCTGATGGTGAGCATTGCGAAATCGCTGCACATTGAGGTGGAGTCGTTCTGGACTTGTGGTCAGCTGCTGGAAGAAATCTTCGGTGAAACTGCTGAGCCGAAACTGCTGCAGCCAACATTCATCACAGAATATCCTGCAGACATTTCTCCGCTGGCGCGTCGTAATGATGAAAACCCGTTCATCACTGACCGTTTTGAGTTCTTCATCGGTGGCCGCGAAGTGGCAAACGGCTTCTCGGAGCTGAACGATGCAGAAGATCAGGACCAGCGCTTCAAAGCGCAGGTGGATGCGAAAGACGCCGGTGATGATGAAGCGATGTTCTATGACGCTGACTACATTACGGCGCTGGAGCATGGCCTGCCACCAACAGCTGGCCAGGGCATCGGGATTGACCGTCTGGTGATGCTGTTTACCAACAGCCACACGATTCGTGATGTGATTCTGTTCCCGGCCATGCGCCCGCAGAACAATCAGTAA
- the prfB gene encoding peptide chain release factor 2 (programmed frameshift) codes for MFEVNPIKNRLEDVSARTDILRGYLDYDAKKERLEEVNAELEQPDVWNEPERAQALGKERAALEAVVETIDQLDQGVEDVEGLLELAIEENDQETFDEIGPELDELVTKLEQLEFRRMFAGDHDSSDCYVDLQAGSGGTEAQDWTSMMLRMYLRWAEAKGFKTEVIEVSEGDVAGLKSATVKITGEYAYGWLRTETGVHRLVRKSPFDSGGRRHTSFASAFVYPEVDDNIDIDINPSDLRIDVYRASGAGGQHVNTTESAVRITHVPTNTVVQCQNDRSQHKNKDQAMKQLKAKLFELEMQKQNAEKQANEDAKSDIGWGSQIRSYVLDDSRIKDLRTGVENRNTQAVLDGDLDRFIEASLKSGL; via the exons ATGTTCGAAGTTAATCCAATTAAAAACCGTCTTGAGGATGTGTCTGCACGGACTGACATCCTTAGGGGGTACCTT GACTACGATGCTAAGAAAGAGCGTCTGGAAGAAGTCAATGCAGAATTAGAACAACCTGATGTATGGAATGAGCCAGAGCGTGCTCAGGCATTGGGTAAAGAGCGTGCAGCGCTGGAAGCGGTGGTAGAAACCATCGACCAGCTGGACCAGGGCGTGGAAGACGTTGAAGGTCTGCTGGAGCTGGCGATTGAGGAGAACGATCAGGAAACTTTTGACGAAATTGGTCCTGAGCTAGATGAGCTGGTCACCAAGCTGGAGCAGCTGGAATTCCGCCGCATGTTCGCTGGCGATCACGATTCGTCCGACTGTTACGTGGACCTGCAGGCAGGTTCAGGCGGTACCGAAGCACAGGATTGGACGTCAATGATGCTGCGCATGTACCTGCGCTGGGCAGAAGCCAAGGGTTTCAAGACAGAAGTGATTGAAGTCTCTGAAGGTGATGTTGCGGGTCTGAAATCGGCAACGGTGAAAATCACCGGCGAATATGCATACGGCTGGCTGCGCACCGAAACCGGTGTTCATCGTCTGGTCCGTAAGTCACCGTTTGACTCAGGCGGCCGTCGTCATACGTCTTTTGCGTCTGCTTTCGTGTACCCGGAAGTGGATGACAATATTGATATCGATATCAATCCATCCGATCTGCGTATCGACGTTTACCGTGCGTCCGGTGCGGGTGGTCAGCATGTTAACACCACGGAATCTGCGGTACGGATTACGCACGTACCAACCAATACTGTGGTTCAGTGCCAGAATGACCGTTCTCAGCACAAGAACAAAGATCAGGCCATGAAACAGCTGAAAGCGAAGCTGTTTGAACTGGAAATGCAAAAGCAGAACGCCGAGAAACAGGCGAATGAAGATGCGAAGTCTGATATCGGCTGGGGAAGCCAGATCCGCTCTTATGTGCTGGATGATTCCCGAATCAAAGATCTGCGTACCGGTGTCGAAAACCGCAACACCCAGGCGGTGCTGGACGGCGACCTGGACCGCTTCATTGAAGCAAGCCTGAAATCCGGTCTGTAA
- the recJ gene encoding single-stranded-DNA-specific exonuclease RecJ, with translation MKIEIKRRPEADTSGFSSSVHPLLKRIYASRGLRTDTDLERGARGLHSYDQLNGIDAAVSLLVHALQTHQRIIIVGDFDADGATSSALSVLALRQLGCRNVDYLVPNRFDDGYGLSPEVVEQAQARGAEMIMTVDNGVSSVSGVAAAKEKGIQVLVTDHHLPGEILPAADAIVNPNLHQCNFPSKALCGVGVAFYLMLALRAELRRLNWFTEQGIPEPNLAGLLDLVALGTVADVVALDGNNRILVHQGLQRIRAGQCRPGIRALIEVANRDVSRLVASDLGFALGPRINAAGRLDDMSFGVELLLCEEMQTARRMAVELDGLNQTRKEIEQGMKEEALAICERLKFNQKDMPYGLALYQADWHQGVIGILASRIKELYHRPVIAFASAGEGEMKGSCRSIPGLHMRDVLDRIDTRQPGMILKFGGHAMAAGLTLKTSQYEAFSAAFDQAVREELDESALKGVLLTDGELAGRDMNLETAELLRGAGPWGQQFPEPSFDGRFRLLQQRLVGSKHLKMILEPIDGGSMIDAIAFNIDVRRWPDASVQQVDLVYRLDVNEFRGNRSVQLMVEHLEAV, from the coding sequence ATGAAAATCGAAATCAAACGTCGCCCGGAAGCAGACACCTCAGGTTTTTCGTCTTCGGTTCACCCGTTGTTAAAGCGTATTTATGCCAGTCGCGGCCTGCGCACAGACACAGATTTAGAACGCGGCGCCAGAGGGCTGCACAGTTACGACCAGCTGAACGGGATTGATGCGGCAGTCAGCCTGCTTGTCCATGCCTTGCAGACGCACCAGCGGATCATCATTGTGGGAGATTTCGATGCCGACGGGGCAACGAGTTCGGCCTTGTCGGTGCTGGCGCTGCGCCAGCTGGGATGCCGCAACGTGGATTATCTGGTCCCCAACCGCTTTGATGACGGCTATGGCCTGAGCCCGGAAGTTGTGGAGCAGGCGCAAGCCCGGGGCGCTGAAATGATTATGACGGTGGATAATGGTGTCTCTTCCGTATCCGGTGTTGCCGCTGCGAAAGAGAAAGGCATTCAGGTGCTGGTGACCGATCACCATTTGCCGGGGGAGATTTTGCCCGCAGCAGATGCGATTGTGAATCCGAACCTGCACCAGTGTAATTTTCCGTCGAAGGCGTTGTGCGGCGTCGGTGTGGCATTTTATCTGATGCTCGCGCTGCGTGCAGAGCTGCGCAGGCTGAACTGGTTTACAGAGCAGGGCATTCCCGAGCCCAATCTGGCCGGATTATTGGATCTGGTTGCGCTGGGAACCGTGGCGGATGTGGTGGCACTGGACGGGAACAACCGAATTTTGGTGCACCAGGGACTGCAACGTATCCGGGCCGGACAATGCCGACCGGGGATTCGGGCTCTGATTGAAGTGGCGAACCGTGATGTTTCACGGCTGGTTGCCAGCGATCTGGGATTCGCACTCGGCCCGCGTATTAACGCAGCCGGCCGGTTGGATGACATGTCTTTCGGGGTTGAGCTGCTGCTTTGTGAGGAAATGCAAACAGCGCGGCGGATGGCCGTTGAGCTGGATGGCCTGAATCAGACCCGCAAAGAAATCGAGCAGGGCATGAAAGAAGAAGCGCTGGCGATTTGTGAGCGCTTGAAGTTCAACCAGAAAGACATGCCTTACGGTCTGGCTTTGTATCAGGCGGACTGGCATCAGGGCGTCATCGGAATTCTGGCTTCACGGATTAAAGAACTGTATCACCGCCCGGTGATTGCTTTTGCGTCGGCGGGTGAAGGCGAAATGAAGGGGTCCTGCCGTTCCATTCCGGGGTTGCACATGCGGGATGTACTGGATCGGATTGATACGCGCCAGCCGGGGATGATCCTGAAATTTGGCGGTCATGCAATGGCAGCGGGCCTGACACTGAAAACTTCTCAGTATGAGGCCTTCAGTGCTGCTTTTGATCAGGCGGTACGTGAAGAGCTTGATGAATCGGCGCTCAAAGGGGTGTTACTGACCGATGGTGAACTCGCGGGCCGGGATATGAATCTGGAAACCGCGGAACTGCTGCGTGGTGCCGGCCCCTGGGGACAGCAATTTCCGGAGCCCAGTTTTGATGGCCGGTTTCGCCTGCTGCAGCAGCGGCTGGTCGGCAGTAAACACCTGAAAATGATTCTGGAACCAATTGACGGCGGCAGCATGATTGATGCGATTGCCTTTAACATTGATGTGAGGCGCTGGCCGGATGCGTCGGTACAGCAGGTGGATTTGGTTTATCGTCTGGATGTGAACGAATTCAGGGGTAACCGCAGTGTTCAGCTGATGGTGGAACACCTTGAAGCCGTATGA
- the dsbC gene encoding bifunctional protein-disulfide isomerase/oxidoreductase DsbC: protein MPFSCRPLLVALAAFTAFSASAEPNARAIEATLSPLGLTAASVKPSPIQGMSEVVTERGIIYMSDDGQYFLAGHLYQSVNGEPVNLTEQKLASINKDKLKGMEGEMIVYPAKDEKYVVTVFTDTSCGYCRKLHSEMQAYNDAGITIRYLAFPRGGERSQNFGEMSAIWAAKDRVKAMDEAKKGKLDIEHSPHNDDLVMKHYQLGVAMGVSGTPALVLQDGTMLPGYQPPSRLLQFLNSRS from the coding sequence ATGCCATTTTCCTGCCGTCCCCTGCTTGTTGCGCTGGCTGCGTTCACGGCTTTTTCTGCCAGTGCAGAACCGAACGCCCGTGCCATTGAAGCTACGCTGTCCCCACTGGGTCTGACCGCTGCATCGGTTAAGCCGTCACCCATTCAGGGAATGAGTGAGGTGGTTACTGAGCGCGGCATTATCTATATGTCTGATGATGGCCAGTACTTTCTGGCAGGCCACCTTTATCAGTCGGTCAATGGTGAGCCGGTCAACCTGACGGAACAGAAACTGGCATCTATCAATAAAGACAAACTGAAAGGCATGGAAGGCGAGATGATTGTCTATCCGGCCAAAGATGAAAAATACGTCGTCACCGTGTTTACCGACACCAGCTGCGGTTACTGCCGGAAGTTACACAGTGAAATGCAGGCCTATAATGATGCCGGGATTACCATCCGTTATCTGGCATTCCCGCGTGGCGGTGAGCGTTCGCAGAACTTTGGCGAGATGAGCGCCATCTGGGCTGCCAAAGATCGTGTCAAAGCGATGGACGAAGCCAAAAAAGGCAAACTGGATATCGAACACAGCCCGCACAACGATGATCTGGTGATGAAGCATTATCAGCTGGGTGTTGCAATGGGTGTATCAGGCACGCCTGCACTGGTGCTGCAAGATGGCACCATGCTGCCGGGTTATCAGCCGCCGAGCCGCCTGCTGCAATTTCTCAACAGCCGCAGTTAA